AGATATAAAAAGTCAGTGAATGCTTCCACGTCAAAATAAGCCgagaaagaagaaaaagatcGAGTTCTACTAGCCCCGTAAATCTCTGAGCCTGACGTAACCGAAGCAACAGAAGTGGGTATGCGGAGGTGGGAACTTCAATATTCCACCGTCAATAAGGTTAACCAAGACTCGATCATTTTAAATCAGGAGGGGGAGCACTTGATCAAAGGAATTGACGAGACCGAACATAAACAAACGGAACTAGAAAAATCACATTTACCAGTGATTTTCCGGTAATGGTAGAgagaaacaaataaaacatcaaGGGACGCCGAACGGAACAACGTCACATTGTGTGTACGAGTAATTTCGTTTTAATTTGAAATTGGTACGAGTAATTGATGCATTTCatgtttttaatcattttgtcTTGATTAAGATTgtctataataggcctaataattatctCCGTTTCCCTGTAATCTTTACATTATGTACGACATAATTTACCCAGCATCATGGTATTACATTTACATATAACTAAAGccttatctacactatcaaacttaatgtgacaaaaaaaaaatgcgatgtgcccatatataaacatgatgccatatttaagcatatcactacaatatttcgGCACATCATCACgcttatttttttgtcaaaccagtttgatagtgtagacagtgcttatAGACTGAACTCAATATCCCCAGACTCCAAATGCACTTGAAACATTTCAAACTGTTTTTTAGCTTCAAAACTCCCACCTTTCTTTAATTTTCTTCCTTTAAATCTCCGATATGCTTCATAATTTTACTCTTACTATTATTACGCAATAAAAAggcgtaagcgcaacgcaaataacttgaccaatcacaagcggtgGATTATAAAAactttcgcttgtcattggtcaattgcGTCAtctgtgtcctagtgggaactaagcttaaATGAATGATGATTCTATTATTCATTCTGACTAAATTTAACGCTTGTATCAAATAGtgcaatataaaaatgaaaaaataaaatattgtcaaTGTTGAAGTTCGTTGACTTGCGGCgtatttaaattgtgttatttATTGGATGGTTGTTAGGTAAGGCACCAagcctataaaataatattatgatcaactatatatatttaaaaaaattaaaatgcgTTTATGTCTGTACGTTAATCTATTTTACATGTACGTAAACAATAAAGATGATATAATGAAGCAGCCATATATTCCAATATCCTTGTCAACCTAACAAGTTACAACTATGTACACGGATCTATTCGATCGATTGTTTCCAACATTAAAATAACCAAACCTAAATATAGAATATATTCATACATCAACAGGCAccgaataaattctaaacttagatattattataattatatatataatacattaaatcaattatttaaatgttattgcgctgtttgtaaaaataaaagtattataataaatgtataataatcaatatcatCAATGCAAATGCAATTTAATGCTTATTCTGTTTTCAATCATATAGCCAttacaaatgtaaaaaataaataaaaattgtctcATTACTGATATCGTCCGATCCGTGACGTCACGATGATACACTATTATACacagattcatttattgtccaacataaatggaaattacagtgctcaTAAACTATCTTGgcttgcctaaaataaatataaggggGAAAAAGAACTATCTAAAATTTTTTCTTGTTATAATGCCTTATCCCAGCTGGGTAGAACATGTGCGTTAACATATTGTTGATAAGACTTTTGTGCGCGCGAGTCGATTTTCTGTTACCTCGTTTTGGTTGACGATAAGAAATGCTTTCTCGGTCGGTCTTAGTAACAATACAGTTATTGAAAATGTGATCACTGGGTTTGGCGATTCTTGGAAGtcatcaacaaaaacaaaaccgGTTGTCAACGAGCCGGAGGGGTGCTTCTCGTATCAGTACAAATTAAATTGTCATAAGTTACCTTCGTGTGCTTTTTCTAAAATAGTTAACACccaacaatttataaaaacattctCTGATTTTAAGATTTGTGAGGGCGTAAAGGAACGGATTGACGGCAGAGTTGCTCCACAAGAGGTAGTTGACGAAGTCCCAGACAGTGTCACCTAAACAGTCATCACAGACGATACTCCAAATTAAAACAATGTAGTAAGGAGTCAAGCAGATTACAAACGCAATCACCAGAGCACCGAGAGTTACTGCCGCTTTTCGATGCCTTTTAAACATAGCTCGGGCATTTTCAGAAGTAGCAGAGAAGGCTACACTAGTGACTCCGTGTGTTACAGATTGGCTGCAATAGTTTATATGTGAACGCGTGCGTATTTCACGGTAAACAATGATATTCAAATATACAATGATAGGAAGAGGTATTACATATTCGACGAATACCATGACTAAGttgtataataaaacaaaaaacacaaaatggttcGGATGGTTGAATACCCGCCCCACACAAACTCCAATCACTATCTTTTAAAATTACTTTATCAATGTACTTGTATTATACGTGTGCTCTTCCTAAAATAGTTCACGCCCaacaatttataataacattCTCTGATTTTAAGATTTGTGAGGGCGTAAAGGAACGGATTGATGGCAGAGTTGGTCCACAAAAGGTAGTTGACGACCTCCCAGAGAGTGTCACTTAAACAGTCATCACAGACGATACTCCAAATTAAAACAATGTTGTAAGGAGTCCAGCAGATTGCAAACGCAATCACCAGTGCGCCGAGTGTTACTGCCGCTTTTCGATGCTTTTTAAGCATATTTCGCGGATTTTCAGAGGTAACAGAGAAGGCAACAGCAGTAGAGATGGTAGAATCACAGCCGTGTGTTACAGATTGGCTGATATTATGGCTAGGGCGTGTACGTGAACGCGACCGTATTTCACGGTAAACAATGATATTGAAATATACAATGATAGGAAGAGGTATCAAAAATTCGACGAATACGATGACTAAATTGTACGCCAAACTTTGTTCTGATTCCATTTCACAATCTTCTgaataatcaattatttgttCTCCCTTGAATTTCTCCCAGAATAAAGTTGGAATTGCGTAAAATGGTATGAGAACAGCCCAAGATACAAGAATCATAACGGTAACGCGTTTTGTAGTCTGAAATTGACGATATTTCAACTTCAATTTTAACATCCAGTACCGATCCAAACTGATTAAGATAATACCACAAACAGAAACAGCACATGCCGTGTAGTCAATGATCAACCACATCTTACAGACCCCTTCACCAAATGGCCAATAATCAAACATAAGCCAAAGAGTGTTAAGCGGGAACGAGAAAGCACCGGTTAAAAAGTCAGCAATagataaattcaaaataaacaaataagcCGGATTTGAACGAAGAGATTTTTCGGTGATGAAAGCAAGAATGACGAGACTGTTCCCGAACACGGTCACTACGGACAGAATCCAAGTTATTACGATTCCGCAGGATACAATAATCAAAGTATCGTCAGTTTGATTTCCTTCAGAGACCGATTCCATAATGCAATTTCtgaataatgaaacaaaaacagaTTTACGTAATTTCGgataaaaaaatcaacaaaaagacGTCAACAGTTGACGATAGGCTACTCCAGGTGATGACATGAGTCCAGttaattttaatgattaatttttatGAAACTCATGTTAACAATCTATGACTTGGTGGtcaacatttcatttattaataatatacatcTTTAGTCGAGTCAGTCATATTATATCGAGATAATGATGAGTGATGCAATTACACAGTGCACGCCAATCAATGCGGTGATTCTTTGTGGAAATGATAATCATTATAATAGAATTATTACGGTTCGAATCTCAAGATGATTGAACATAATTTGTATCGATAACCACCGGaaattataatcaaatttatgaGTATAAATTGTAATCAAATTTCAAATACCTTTGATACTGTGCACGTTCTTTATATTCTATGGAAGTTGTCTTCTTGAGGTTTATCTCCGAGATGGTTTCTTCAACCTTGATGATCTACTAACGACGACTATACAGTTTTATGGCACTACCAGGGGTAGTAGTAACTAGTACAACTTTCTATGTTCTTGTAAATCTCCTAATCTTATGGAAATGACGTTGACTTTGAATCCTTTCCTTATATGTGACAGTGCGTATTTTGTTAGGAAATCATTATTGGTAATTCTTTGCTAAATTTCCAAAAACGACCTTGACGAAGCTTTCCCTTTTATGGCTAATCTATGAAGGAAACAGTATCTAGTTATGTAACAACAGTCGTAAAACTCTGCACTAGATATCAACCAACAGAGATACAATAGTGATTTCCTGAATTAGCTTTCCTTCTTAAACAATAGGCCTAGACATTACGCAGAGGAGGCCGATATAATGATggttttatcaatttaatttcaGCAAGTggtaataattgtatttaactaTACTGTAGAGTAAGATTTATGTGTTTAGTACTTTTTCCAACCAGACATCCAAGTCCGCGGAAAAGTCttatacaataaacaataacaagtCAATCTTCCAGCTGAGTGAAATTGTAATATTAAGTTTAGTCAACTAGTGTTCCTTCTCTAAACCAGACATCCAAGTTCGCGGAAAAGTCTtgtacaataaacaataacaagtCGATCTTCCAGCTGAGTGAAATTGTAATATTAAGTTTAGTCAACTAGTGTTCCTTCTCTAAACCAGACATCCAAGTCCGCGGAAAAGTCTTAAAAAATAATGCTTTTAGCAAGTCGATGTTCCAGAAATTGGAATTGTAATATTATGTTTAGTCAACTAGCGTTCCTTCTCCAACAAGACACCCAAGTCCACGGAGAGttttatacaataatgtttTTAGCAAGTTGATGTTCAGCAATTGGAATTGTAATATTATGTTTAGTCAACTAGCGTTCCTTCTCCAACAAGACACCCAAGTCCACGGAgagttttatacaatttttagcAAGTCGATGTTCCAGTAGTGCAATTGTAATACTTAAATGTTTAGTCAACTAGCGTTCCTTCTCTAAACCAGACATCCAAGTCCACAGAGAGttttatacaataatgtttTTAGCAAGTTAATGTTTCAGCTGagtaaaattgtaatattatgtTTAGTCAACTATCGTTCCTTCTCTAACAAGACATCCAAGTGttttatacaataatgtttTTAGCAAGTCGATGTTCCagcaatgtttttaatattatattatgtttagtCAACTATCGTTCCTTCTGCAACAAGACATCCAAGTCCAAGGAGagttttatacaataaaaaaaataacaattcgATGTTCCAGCaatgtttgtaatattatattatgtttagtCGACTATCGTTCCTTCTGCAACAAGACATCCAAGTCCACGGAGagttttatacaataaaaactaACAATTCCATGTTCCAGCAAGTGGAATTGTAAAATTCAAACTAGTCAACTATCTTTGCCAAGTCCACGTGAAAGTCTTATACAATATCTTGCAATGGTGTTTTAATAAATAGATATCCCAGCAAGTGGAATTGTAATATTAAGTTTGGTCAACTACCGGTATTGCTTCCAGCAAGTAGAATTGTAAAATTAGGTTTAGTCAACTATCGCTTCCAAGTCCACGTGAAAGTCTTATATCAATAACGTTATCTTGCAATGATGTTTTAACAAATAGATGTTCCAGTACGAATGGAAATACAGCAGTTATGATCAACACACCGACCAGTACCGCAACATTCCATCAAACACACTGTCTTTGAATCAATAAGATACTTATACAGTTATATAATTGGTAAACCTGTCTCACATTTTATTACTTCTGTACCAGCTTAATTTCAAATGCTGGTAGGCCTATCGGCATCaacaatgtttattaaataaatcttAATTCAAACAAACATGATGAAAGTAGTTGAAAATCGTGATATTATGGTTATATTATATTTGCTCTCCATACCTAAtggtaattattttaatatataaaggaGGTATCCATCATACGCGCGG
This is a stretch of genomic DNA from Antedon mediterranea chromosome 3, ecAntMedi1.1, whole genome shotgun sequence. It encodes these proteins:
- the LOC140043857 gene encoding histamine H3 receptor-like codes for the protein MESVSEGNQTDDTLIIVSCGIVITWILSVVTVFGNSLVILAFITEKSLRSNPAYLFILNLSIADFLTGAFSFPLNTLWLMFDYWPFGEGVCKMWLIIDYTACAVSVCGIILISLDRYWMLKLKLKYRQFQTTKRVTVMILVSWAVLIPFYAIPTLFWEKFKGEQIIDYSEDCEMESEQSLAYNLVIVFVEFLIPLPIIVYFNIIVYREIRSRSRTRPSHNISQSVTHGCDSTISTAVAFSVTSENPRNMLKKHRKAAVTLGALVIAFAICWTPYNIVLIWSIVCDDCLSDTLWEVVNYLLWTNSAINPFLYALTNLKIRECYYKLLGVNYFRKSTRIIQVH